CGGTTTACCAGATTGCACAAATCAGGACGCTAACAGGCTTTTCGCGTTTTACAATGAATGAATGCTGACGGTCTGGATCTCTCGGTTAAGCTACTAGTTGCGCAGCTTAGGGGCAAATTGTGCTCCTGTATTGTGCCGGGGCTGGATTTTGTGTTCAGTCGTTCGCGGCACAAGTCCACTCCTTGTGCTCAAGCGCAGTAGGTGCAAGCCTGCTAGCAAATTCACGCATTCTCATCGATACATCACATGATTAAAAAAACTGTTTTCAGTTGTCTTGTGTTCACCGCTTCCGCCTTCGTGTCAGCGGGTGAACCATGTTCCATTATTCCCATGCCTGCCCAAGTGGCGGTGAAGCAAGGCCATTTCACGATCAGCCAGGATACGGTGATTGTGGCTCCGGAGTCCTTGGCCACAGAGGCTGCGGCTCTTCGTGACAGGCTTGCTCCTGCCACTGGATTGAACTTGGAAATCAAAGGGCAAGCAGCAGGTCCACAGATCAAGCTGGCTCTGGATAAAAGTTTGCGAGAGCTGGGCCGTGAGGGATACCGCTTGGATGTGGTGGAGAAAGGAATCGTGATCAGGGCAGCTGATCCTGCAGGCGCCTTCTACGGGGTCATGTCTCTGCTCCAGCTTCTGCCTGCGGAGGTGGTTTCGAAGCAAGCTGTAGAAGCCAAGTGGGAGGTTCCTTTTGTTTCGATCCAGGACAAGCCTCGCTTTGCTTGGCGGGCATTCATGCTGGATGAGGCGCGTTATTTTAAAGGTGAGCAGGAGGTTCTCAAGCTGATCGACCAGATGGCGGCGCTCAAGATGAACGTCTTTCACTGGCATTTGACCGATGACCAAGGCTGGCGCATCGAAATCAAGAAGTACCCGAAACTGACCTCAGTAGGAAGCAAGCGGAAGGACACCCAGATTGGTGGGTGGAACAGCAAGAACTACTCCGGTGAACCTCATGAAGGCTACTACACGCAGGAACAGATCAAAAAGATCGTGGCGTATGCGCAGGACAGGCACATCACCATTGTGCCGGAAATTGGGATGCCAGGACATGCCCAGGCAGCTATTGCAGCGTATCCTTGGTTAGGTACGAAGAATGAAGAGGTCGAGGTTTCCACTAGATTTGGTAAGCACTTCCACACCTACAACCCGGCTAGTGATAAGGTGTACCAGGCGATGTACGATATCTTCGACGAAGTCATTGCCCTTTTCCCTTCACCGATCATCCACATCGGTGGTGACGAGGTGCGCTACGATCACTGGAAAGAAAGCGAAGAGGTGAAAGCACTGATGAAGCGTGAGAAGCTGAAGACCAATGCCGACGTGCAGATCTACTTCACCAACAGGATTGCCAAGATCGTGGAGTCCAAGAAACGCAACATCATGGGCTGGAATGAGATCATGGGGGTCAACGTCCACGGTGGCTTGAATGCTGGCGATGAGGCCGAGGCGGCAAAGCTTTCGCCAGATACTGTCGTCCATTTCTGGAAGGGTAGCATGGAGCTGGCCAAGCAGGCCGTGAAGGACGGCCACCGCATTGTGAACTCCGTGCACTCATCTACTTATCTGGACTATGGTTACGGCTCTATTTCCCTGCAGAAAGCCTATTCCTTTGATCCGGTCATCAAGGGGCTAACGAAGGATGAGGAGAAGAATATCATCGGTACCGGTTGCCAGATGTGGGGGGAGTGGATCCCGACGGTGGAGCGTATGGAGCAGCAGATCTATCCGCGCTTGGCAGCTTATGCTGAGGTGGGCTGGACTCCACTGGAGCAGAAGGATTACGCTTCTTTCAAGGAGCGTATGAAAGGGCAGCTGAAGCGATGGGATCTCCAAGGTATCCACTATGCCAAGGACCAGGTGGCCAAGATTTCCAAGGAGGATTTCTTCAACCATGTGAAGATTGACGAATGGAAGCCGGCACAGGTGACCGAGGAGTGGAAGGAAGTGGAGTTCCAGACTGCCGGGCAGTTCAAAAATGCCGGAGTGTACGAGGTGGTGTTCCTCTATGAGAAAGGCCTCCATGCGCTGGAGGTGAGCGAGGTCTCACTCTGTGAAGACGGTAAGGCTGTGTCCGTGGACAAACACAATGCCTTCAGTGGTGGTCAGCTCAAGGATATCGTCTACAAACTAAAGCTGGAGAAGGTGAAGCCTGGAGCCAGCTATACCCTGCGCGCCAAAATCAAGGGCTCCGGCGGTACGGATTCCCTCGGGGTGATCAAGATCCGTGCAGCGGAGTAAGTAGTTAGAATTAGAGGGGCGGTGTGGCTTAGTTGCTACACCGCCTCTTTTGTTTGAGAGGTACTACGGGGTGACGAGGATGCGGTAGAAATTTTCGCCACTTGTTAGTGGGGTGGTGAAGAGAAGCTGGGTGGAGTCGTCTGATGCCTGATGCGGGGCAGAGATGGACCAGCCTGCAGAGGTGCGGGTGGCGAGGGTGGTCCAATCCAGTGAGTCGAGGCTAGAGGAGTGCTGGATTTCCAGGGTCACGGAGTTGAGATTGTTCTGGTGAGGGAGGGTGAGTGTGAGGTCCGAGCTGTCGCTGCTGATGATATCAGGCCGGGACTCGGGATTGGCTGGGTTGGTGCCGGTGAGAGCCTCGATGAGGTTACTCACACCGTCGTTGTCCGAATCTGCGCTGAGATCCGGTGCGGGGGAGTTGGCGTTGTCGCCGAGGTAAGCCCCGGCACCAGTGGCGGGGAGATTGGTAGCGGTGTTGTTTTCAAAGGCCAGAGGTAAGGCCGCCAGAGTTTCCTCGGTGATGGCGGGGTCCGGGCGCTGGAAGCGGTAATAGTCTACGTAGGCGATGAGGTCGGGATTGAAAGAAGCTCCATCGAGCACCGAGTAGTTGTGCTGGAACTGGGAGGCATGGTCTCCGCTGTTGTAGTAGACGTTACTCATGCTACTCCAGTCCGTGTAGGTGGTGAGTCCTACTTGGAGAGTCTGGCCGAAATTTGGAAATTGCTGCTGGGGAACTGAGGGGCTCTCAATGTAGCGGTTTTCCACGATCCATGGGCCGTCATCGTGTTTGCGCATGGTGACGATGGTATTGCCGACGCGTACCATCTGGAGAGTGACGTATTGGGCGGAGGCGTTGTCAGCAGGGACGCCGTGAGTGTTGTAGTAGAGAGTGGATGTGCCGTTGGAGGTGGTTTTGACCTCGTACTGCCAGGTGTTGGGGTTTCCGGCACAACCGAAGGATAGGAAGAGGTAGTTTTCTCCGTCAGGTGTCCAGTCGGTAGTGTAGTGGCCAGGCTGTCCTTCCGCTGGAGATGGGTAGGTGGGCGTGCCGGCTGGGGCGGGATCTGGAGCTGCTGAGCTGATATTTCTGGGATTGCGGACGAAGATGCCGGCGAGGGAAAAGGCTCGGGATGGAGGGCCGGATTGCTCGGAGAATGTGCCGTCGTTTGGCAGGGTGCTGTTGGTGCCGCGGCGAGTGACGCGCATGCGGGTGGTGAGGACGAAGTCCCCGGTGATTTCCTTGTAGACGAGGACGCCTTTGAGGTCGGCATACCAGGAGGATGTGTGCGGGGCCATCACCATGTGACCAGGAGCATAGCTGGGATTAAAATCCCACAGCTCCAGCTGGTCGGCATCCCACCCTTCAGTCTGATATAGGCGGCTCCATTGGGGCTGAGTGAGTGAGGTGGTGAACTCATCGCCGAGGGCTTGGAGATCATCAGCCTGGAGGGAGGCAGACGCGTGGAAAACAAGGAGGCTGGATAGCAGAGGTCTAGTGAATGACATGAGGTTTTGTCTTTCTGAGGGTTGATGCGGGATTTGAGAGTTGAGTTTTCGGGGTTAGGGGCTTAGTACCCTGTCAGTCTGGAGAGACGGGCAGAGCATTTTTTGTCCCATAGAACCTATTTAGGGGCTAGATTATCTCAGGTAACGAAAAAAAATCCTATCCAAATAAATCGTCACGATGCCGACAGTGGAAGAAAAAGAAATCAGACTGGAGTTTGAGACTCCACAGTTTTTGCATGCACTCTTCGCTAACGAGCCGAAGGAGCTCAGGTACATGGAGGATAAGCTGGGTGTGAAAGCCGTGACGCGTGAAGGTTGGATGCTGCTCAAGGGTGAGCATGCGGCTGTCGAGCAGGCGAAGCAGGCCATGCTGGATCTGGAAGAGGCTCGCCGCAGCGGCTCGGATATTTCCGCCAAGGATTTCCGCATGGCCATCGATGTGGCTGGCACCGGAGGTGAGACCGGAGTGGCGGACATGGGCAAGGTGAAGTTACTAGGCTCCAGCGGGCGCAAGCCCGTGGTGCCCCGCACGCCTCAGCAGGTACGCTACATCGAGGCGATGGCGGACCACGACGTGATTTTCGGGCTCGGGCCAGCAGGTACCGGCAAGACCTATTTGGCAATGGCGATGGCGCTGAGCATGCTCAAGGCGCGCCTGATCAGCCGGATTGTGCTGACGCGTCCTGCCGTGGAGGCTGGCGAGGCGCTGGGCTTCCTGCCCGGTGATTTACAGGAGAAGGTAGCTCCCTACCTGCGCCCTCTCTACGATGCCATGCACGATATGCTCGATCCTGAACAGGGTAAACGCTACATGGAAGACGGTACGATTGAAATTGCACCTCTGGCTTACATGCGCGGTAGAACGCTTTCCAATGCCTTCATCATCATGGATGAGGCTCAAAACACGACCCAGGAGCAGATGCTGATGATGCTAACCCGTATCGGTGAGGGCTCAGTCTGTGTGGTCACGGGGGATACGTCCCAGATCGACCTGAAGAAGGGCGTGCCGAGTGGCTTGTTAGAGGCCGAGCGTATCCTGAAAGGGGTGGATGGCGTGTCCTTCTTACGCTTCACGGGGAGCGACGTGGTACGTCACCCTGTGGTGTCCCGCATCATCTCTGCTTACGAGAAGGGGCGGGAGTAGTTTAGTTTTTCTTGTAATAGGGGGAGTCATTCTTCTCATGATATGGCAAGGTGCTCTTGTACCCACTCATTATGAAAAGACTGCTTCTATTTCTGCTACTGATCACCTCGGTTGTTGCCAAACCTCTCACGCCGAACATTGTATTTATTCTAACAGATGATCAGGGGTGGACGGATCTGGAGGGCTTCAATGAGTACAGTAGCAAGTACTATCAGACTCCTGTCTTGAAGAAGCTGGCAGCGGAAGGGTTTTGTTTTCAAAGAGCCTACGTCGAGCCTGTCTGTTCACCTACACGGGCAGATATTCTGACCGGTCTGTATCCGACCCGCCATCACATGTACACGGTGACGGATCCCAAGGACTCAGCCAAGCATCAGCTTGGAAGACGCAAGAATGAGAGACAGCTGGACACAAAGTTTACTACCATCAGCGAGTTGCTCTCCAAGCAGGGATATCGCTGCGCGCAGATCGGAAAATGGCATTTGGGTAAGGCTGGCACAGATACGGGCCCGAAGGCACGTGGATTTGAGATCACCTATGGGGGGAGTTCGCAGGGGATGCCTGGGGGTGGCAAGAGTTCCACGACTGGGCCGCAAGGTCCGAAAGGTGGGAAATACTGGGCGGCTGAGGATGGATCTTTTCCGTTTCTGGCAAATCTCCCGGCCAATGGAAAGAAGGGTCAGTATCTCACCGACCGACTGACTGACGAGGCGCTGAAGGCAATGGAGGTGATGAAGGCGGAACCCTTCTTCCTGTATTTTCCGCATTATGGAGTGCACGCCCCAGTGCAGGCTCCGCAGTCAGACATCGATCTCTATAAGAACCAAAAGAAAGATCCCAAGCATCCGGGTCACAAGAATGCGGACTATGCGGGAATGGTTAGCTCTATTGATCGCAGTGTGGAACGAGTGGTGAAGTATCTGGAGGAGACGGAGGATCCGCGTAGTCCCGGGAAAAAGCTGATCGAGAATACCTTTCTCGTATTCATGAGTGACAATGGCGCGACCAGCCGGACGGATAACCTTCCGCTGGTCGGTAAAAAAGCGACTCCCTATGAGGGTGGCGTACGTGTGCCTCTCATTATCAAATGGAAGGACTATCGTGGAGGTACCGAGACTCCGGTACATGCGGTTGATTTCTTTGCGACGATCGGTGAGCTGTGTGGGGTTAAGTCTCTGCCTGAGACAGACGGCGTTTCCATCCTTCCCTTGTTAGAAGGGAAGGAGATCGAGGAAAGAGGGCTCTTCAGGCATCAACCCGTGCATGTCTCAGGGGCTCCATCCTCCACGATTATCAAGGGTAGGTACAAGCTGCTCCTTCAATACAATAGCCCGGACTCCAAGAAATACCTGGGCTACGGTCACTATGAGTTTTACGACCTGGAGTCACCAGAGGGTGAGCAGCTCAATCTGGCCGAGGGGTTAGACCTGGCTGCACCAGCCCTGGATCAAGCATTCAAAAACAAGCAGCACAAGGAGGTGTTTCTACAGCTGGCCAAAGAACTCAATCAGTGGCTAGCGGATACTGACGCCGCCTTGCCCTATGAGAAGGGGACTAAGAAACCTGTCAAATTACCCAAATGGTAATCCGGCCTACTGCATGATGGATTTGATCAGCTCTGCCTCGGCGGGTTCCATTTTCTGGTCTTCCACCAGCTTGTCGAGGCGCTTGTAGAAGCCGCGCAGGGCATCGGGGACGAGCTCGGGCTGCAGCTCCATCAGGCTGGAGGCTGCGTGGTTCAGGTCATCGATGGCGATGCCTCTGGATTTGAACAGTGTTCTGAGTACGGAGGAGTTGAACTCCGGACCGCGGTTGCTTTCGTCATAGAGGCGCTCCACGATGAGCGGAATGTCCTCGGCTTCGACTCTGGTGAGCGATTTCTCCAGGATGTCATCGAGGTAGTCCTGGCTCTGAAGGGAGCTGAGGCTGAGGCGGAATTGCTCTACGGGAGGTCGGATGCAGGTAAGCATGCTGTGCTTGAGCGTCTCCGGGTAGTGGTCACTGCTCAGGTCTACTTTTCTGACGATGCTCTCGGCGAGGCGGGGTGATTGCTCTTCGACGTTCTTGAGCATTTGTCCGACTTGCGCTGCTTCCTCCTCAGTGAGTGGTCGGTCTAGATCGTCCAGCAGGTCGGCGACTTGCTGGACGTAGTCGAATTCCAGATTGGGCTCTGATGAGCGCTCCATGAGATTGTTTAGGCGCGATTGCTGGTGGAAAGTGCGCGCGCTTTGGGTTCGGGATGGAGCTGTCTGGGAGGTCTTGCCTTTGCTCTCATTCTGTGAGGTCGTGGAGTCTTGTTTCTCGCTACAGCTGGTGCAGAAAATGAGGGCAAGAGGTAGGGTGAGATAGGGCTTCATAGAGTGAGTGTTTTGCGCAGTCGAGGAGAGAGACTGGATGCTTCTCTCTGCTGCGTCCATGGTAAAAATGGAACATTACGGTGAGATTACAGGTGGTTTGGAGGAACAAAATGGAGTGCAGAACTAGCTCTTTTTCAGGGTAAATTGCCCTGATTGCTGGACTTTATGGCTATTTTTTTCAGCTATCTAGATGGGCATGGTTACCTAGATAATTCTAGGTTTTGGCTTCCAGGTGTGACAAAATGGCGCGTTAAGGCGAAAGGAAGGGTTGCTATCTGGCGCCAGAGGGATTAGATGTTGGGAAGAAAGAGGGCGCAGAAGTCGGCTAAGTCGGTGAACGCGCTCTTTTGCATGTTAACCAACCCTAAAGCAAATCAGTGGGATTCATTGATGCCATCAAACGCTGGAGACTAGCCCAGAAGGGTATGTCCTCCGGTAAAAAACGTCGTACACAAGAACGTGCGGTCGCTGGATCTATTGATCGTAGTCTAGGAGTAAGAATACTCCTGTACGTGATCTTCATTGTGACCAGTGCTGCGCTGGTGTACCAGGTGCCGTCAGAAAGACTGATCGTGGGGAGCACCCGCTCTGCTGTCTTTGTGCACATCATCATGTCTCTGGGGCTGGTGACGCTATTTGACATGCAGCACCTGCATCGGGTCCGGAATGGCCGTGTCTCCCTGGTGTTTGGTAGTATTCTGTTTCACTTGTGCCTGATCGAGTTCGTCAGCTTCATGGCCTTCAGCAACGGCAAGGACCCGAACTACGGGGTGCTATTGATTCCTTTCGCCTTTGCTCCTTTGGTGAACTCCGTCCTTCTAGGAAGACTGAGCGGCATGTTTACGACCTATGTGGTCACCCTCTTGGGGGCTTTGATCGTCCCCCAGGCCTATTTACTGCAGTACATGGTGATCAGCTTGATTTCCGGGATTACGGTGGTTCTGATGACGAAGAATGTCCGCCGCCGCGGAGCTCTGCTGAGAGCAGGTTTTTACGCCGGTGTGGTGGTTCTGATTCTGGCCGTCGTGTTTGGCATGATCCAGATGCCTGAAACCACACAGCTCTGGAGAACCTTTGGTATCAAGGCAGCTATTGCCCTGGGTGTGAGTATCCTGATGGCTATGGCGGTGAGTGGTATCTTGCCGGCACTGGAGAGCATGTTCGGGGTGACCACGGATATCAGTTGGCTGGAAATGAGTGACCTGAACCACAAGCTGCTTCGTCAGATGCAGCTGGAAGCACCGGGAACCTTCCATCACAGCCTGATCGTAGCCTCACTGGCCGAGGCTGCAGCGGAGCAGGTGGGCGCGAATGCCACGATGTGCCGTGTCTGTTCCTATTTCCATGACATCGGCAAGCTCAAGAAGCCGACCTATTTCATCGAGAACCAGGGGGATGAGAATCCTCATGACAACCTTACGCCGACGATGTCCGCGCTGGTCATCATTGCCCACGTGAAAGATGGGGTAGACATGGCGATGAAGCACAAGCTGAATCCCGCGATCGTGGATGTGATCCGTGAGCATCATGGTGATTCCCTCGTCTACTACTTCTACCACAAGGCGAAGGAACTTCGCAAAGATGGAGAGGAAAAAGTGGAGAAGGGGCTCGAGAAGATCGAGGACATTCCGGAAGTAGAGGAAGAGAATTTCCGCTATCCAGGACCACGCCCGCGCACA
Above is a genomic segment from Rubritalea squalenifaciens DSM 18772 containing:
- a CDS encoding PhoH family protein; this translates as MPTVEEKEIRLEFETPQFLHALFANEPKELRYMEDKLGVKAVTREGWMLLKGEHAAVEQAKQAMLDLEEARRSGSDISAKDFRMAIDVAGTGGETGVADMGKVKLLGSSGRKPVVPRTPQQVRYIEAMADHDVIFGLGPAGTGKTYLAMAMALSMLKARLISRIVLTRPAVEAGEALGFLPGDLQEKVAPYLRPLYDAMHDMLDPEQGKRYMEDGTIEIAPLAYMRGRTLSNAFIIMDEAQNTTQEQMLMMLTRIGEGSVCVVTGDTSQIDLKKGVPSGLLEAERILKGVDGVSFLRFTGSDVVRHPVVSRIISAYEKGRE
- a CDS encoding beta-N-acetylhexosaminidase; its protein translation is MIKKTVFSCLVFTASAFVSAGEPCSIIPMPAQVAVKQGHFTISQDTVIVAPESLATEAAALRDRLAPATGLNLEIKGQAAGPQIKLALDKSLRELGREGYRLDVVEKGIVIRAADPAGAFYGVMSLLQLLPAEVVSKQAVEAKWEVPFVSIQDKPRFAWRAFMLDEARYFKGEQEVLKLIDQMAALKMNVFHWHLTDDQGWRIEIKKYPKLTSVGSKRKDTQIGGWNSKNYSGEPHEGYYTQEQIKKIVAYAQDRHITIVPEIGMPGHAQAAIAAYPWLGTKNEEVEVSTRFGKHFHTYNPASDKVYQAMYDIFDEVIALFPSPIIHIGGDEVRYDHWKESEEVKALMKREKLKTNADVQIYFTNRIAKIVESKKRNIMGWNEIMGVNVHGGLNAGDEAEAAKLSPDTVVHFWKGSMELAKQAVKDGHRIVNSVHSSTYLDYGYGSISLQKAYSFDPVIKGLTKDEEKNIIGTGCQMWGEWIPTVERMEQQIYPRLAAYAEVGWTPLEQKDYASFKERMKGQLKRWDLQGIHYAKDQVAKISKEDFFNHVKIDEWKPAQVTEEWKEVEFQTAGQFKNAGVYEVVFLYEKGLHALEVSEVSLCEDGKAVSVDKHNAFSGGQLKDIVYKLKLEKVKPGASYTLRAKIKGSGGTDSLGVIKIRAAE
- a CDS encoding sulfatase, whose amino-acid sequence is MKRLLLFLLLITSVVAKPLTPNIVFILTDDQGWTDLEGFNEYSSKYYQTPVLKKLAAEGFCFQRAYVEPVCSPTRADILTGLYPTRHHMYTVTDPKDSAKHQLGRRKNERQLDTKFTTISELLSKQGYRCAQIGKWHLGKAGTDTGPKARGFEITYGGSSQGMPGGGKSSTTGPQGPKGGKYWAAEDGSFPFLANLPANGKKGQYLTDRLTDEALKAMEVMKAEPFFLYFPHYGVHAPVQAPQSDIDLYKNQKKDPKHPGHKNADYAGMVSSIDRSVERVVKYLEETEDPRSPGKKLIENTFLVFMSDNGATSRTDNLPLVGKKATPYEGGVRVPLIIKWKDYRGGTETPVHAVDFFATIGELCGVKSLPETDGVSILPLLEGKEIEERGLFRHQPVHVSGAPSSTIIKGRYKLLLQYNSPDSKKYLGYGHYEFYDLESPEGEQLNLAEGLDLAAPALDQAFKNKQHKEVFLQLAKELNQWLADTDAALPYEKGTKKPVKLPKW
- a CDS encoding HD family phosphohydrolase, translated to MSSGKKRRTQERAVAGSIDRSLGVRILLYVIFIVTSAALVYQVPSERLIVGSTRSAVFVHIIMSLGLVTLFDMQHLHRVRNGRVSLVFGSILFHLCLIEFVSFMAFSNGKDPNYGVLLIPFAFAPLVNSVLLGRLSGMFTTYVVTLLGALIVPQAYLLQYMVISLISGITVVLMTKNVRRRGALLRAGFYAGVVVLILAVVFGMIQMPETTQLWRTFGIKAAIALGVSILMAMAVSGILPALESMFGVTTDISWLEMSDLNHKLLRQMQLEAPGTFHHSLIVASLAEAAAEQVGANATMCRVCSYFHDIGKLKKPTYFIENQGDENPHDNLTPTMSALVIIAHVKDGVDMAMKHKLNPAIVDVIREHHGDSLVYYFYHKAKELRKDGEEKVEKGLEKIEDIPEVEEENFRYPGPRPRTPESGIISLADCVESASRTLGKPTPARIQSLVDDIVMKRVNEGMLDDTGLTLRDIKKIRESFAKTLRSMLHSRIDYPKEEDAAADEEMRKAGRPAAKQKKVEAVEIDLDEPQPNPKRNPALERKKTKRVAKAS